The following proteins come from a genomic window of Lolium rigidum isolate FL_2022 chromosome 5, APGP_CSIRO_Lrig_0.1, whole genome shotgun sequence:
- the LOC124657040 gene encoding non-specific lipid-transfer protein 1-like yields MARSQVVLMAAVALVVMLAASPRATAAISCDQVDNVMKPCLPFALGGAGPSAECCSGVKAVQNQVHSTADRQAACVCFKAAAAGISGLNLANAAAIPSKCGVTVPYTISPTMDCSKLK; encoded by the exons ATGGCCCGCTCTCAGGTAGTCCTCATGGCCGCCGTCGCCCTGGTGGTGATGCTCGCGGCGTCCCCGCGCGCCACCGCGGCCATCAGCTGCGACCAGGTGGACAACGTGATGAAGCCGTGCCTGCCCTTCGCCCTTGGCGGCGCAGGCCCGTCTGCGGAGTGCTGTAGCGGCGTGAAGGCCGTCCAGAACCAGGTGCATAGCACCGCCGACCGCCAAGCCGCCTGCGTCTGCTTCAAAGCCGCCGCTGCCGGCATCAGCGGTCTCAATTTGGCCAACGCCGCGGCCATCCCCTCCAAGTGCGGCGTCACCGTCCCCTACACCATCAGCCCCACCATGGACTGCTCCAA GCTGAAGTGA